A single genomic interval of Mucilaginibacter boryungensis harbors:
- a CDS encoding oligogalacturonate lyase family protein, which yields MKKKLILLALIFVQAGLLTVKAQETMETGGKEMPNEWIDKDTGHKVVRLSRRPGTSNASFYFNNYCFVPQGSKGDLMVFYGSVADKAMGNQLFTVNLKTLEIKQLTNHKAIAGEMVCPKTNDAYYQSGDSVFAVNAITGKNRFIYAFDPSFKGRVGTVNADGTYLACVKATGDLERQIHEKYPEKSQYFNRIYDAHIEHILYKLNVKTGELTEIHRENEWTNHLLFSPVDPDILSYCHEGPWEKNDRIWNINIKTLKNTLMHKRTMVNEIAGHEFFGIGGQHEWFDLQKPKGKTFFLAAFDMKTGKEDRMYEMDRNEWSIHFNVTKDEKTFCGDGGDPGQVAKAPDGEWLYLFKPNGDRLKSEKLVNMKHHNYKLEPNVHFSPDEKWIIFRANFEGVEQTYAVEIAKH from the coding sequence ATGAAAAAGAAATTGATTTTGCTTGCGCTGATATTTGTACAGGCAGGCTTGCTGACTGTTAAAGCCCAGGAAACGATGGAAACCGGTGGCAAAGAAATGCCCAACGAGTGGATTGACAAAGATACCGGCCATAAAGTGGTGCGCCTATCGCGCCGACCGGGCACCAGCAATGCCAGTTTCTATTTCAATAATTATTGCTTTGTACCCCAAGGCAGTAAAGGCGATTTGATGGTGTTTTATGGCAGCGTAGCCGATAAGGCTATGGGAAACCAGTTATTTACTGTGAACTTGAAAACGCTGGAAATTAAACAACTGACCAATCACAAGGCGATAGCGGGAGAAATGGTTTGCCCCAAAACTAACGACGCCTATTATCAAAGCGGGGATAGCGTTTTCGCGGTGAATGCCATTACAGGTAAAAACAGGTTCATCTATGCGTTCGATCCATCGTTTAAAGGGCGCGTCGGTACTGTTAATGCCGATGGTACTTACCTGGCCTGCGTAAAAGCAACCGGTGACCTGGAACGCCAGATACACGAAAAATATCCGGAAAAGAGTCAGTACTTCAATCGTATTTATGATGCGCATATCGAACATATCCTTTATAAGCTTAATGTCAAAACAGGTGAACTGACCGAGATACACCGTGAGAATGAATGGACTAATCACCTGCTGTTCTCGCCAGTTGATCCGGATATCCTTTCTTATTGCCACGAAGGGCCCTGGGAAAAGAATGACCGTATCTGGAATATCAACATCAAAACCCTGAAAAATACACTGATGCACAAACGCACGATGGTGAATGAGATTGCCGGTCACGAATTTTTTGGTATCGGTGGCCAGCACGAGTGGTTCGACCTGCAAAAACCGAAAGGCAAAACCTTCTTTTTAGCGGCTTTTGATATGAAAACAGGCAAAGAAGACCGCATGTATGAAATGGACAGGAACGAATGGTCGATACACTTTAACGTAACCAAGGATGAGAAAACTTTCTGCGGTGATGGCGGCGATCCGGGACAGGTAGCCAAAGCGCCCGATGGGGAATGGCTATACCTATTTAAGCCAAACGGCGACAGGTTAAAATCGGAAAAGCTGGTGAATATGAAACACCACAACTATAAGCTGGAGCCCAACGTGCATTTCTCGCCCGATGAAAAGTGGATCATCTTCCGTGCTAACTTTGAGGGGGTGGAGCAAACCTACGCGGTGGAAATAGCGAAACATTAA